Proteins encoded in a region of the Prunus persica cultivar Lovell chromosome G4, Prunus_persica_NCBIv2, whole genome shotgun sequence genome:
- the LOC18780744 gene encoding nuclear/nucleolar GTPase 2, translated as MVKKTERKVNISGKPKHSLDANRTDGKSKSKDARTGATVRRLKMYKTRPKRDSKGKVLRNDFQSKELPDTRIQPDRRWFGNTRVASQQQLDIFREEHSKTVASNYNVILKGKQLPLSLLNDHQKQTRVHLLERESFSDAFGPKTKRKRPKLIAADYESLAKKADGSQDVFQQKHADDNTAEGSEGDGFRDLVRHTMFDKGQSKRIWGELYKVIDSSDVVVQVLDARDPQGTRCYHLEKHLKEHCTHKHLVLLLNKCDLVPSWVLSRWLNVLKDDFPTIAFHASVNKSFGKGTLLSVLRQFARLKSDKQAISVGFVGYPNVGKSSVINTLRTKNVCKVAPIPGETKVWQYITLTKRIFLIDCPGVVYQSGDSETDIVLKGVVRVTNLEDATEHIGEVLKRVKKIHLERAYKIKTWDDDNDFLCQLCKLSGKLLKGGEPDLMTAAKMVLHDWQRGKIPFFVTPPERELPSDEPCINNIENNTAVDSNQESTYKAIADIISSQQLSSIPVQKDLFTEEELKGDEA; from the exons ATGGTGAAGAAGACAGAGAGGAAAGTAAACATCTCCGGGAAGCCGAAGCACTCGCTGGACGCGAACCGTACCGATGGAAAGAGCAAGAGCAAGGACGCGCGTACTGGGGCCACGGTTCGCCGGCTCAAGATGTACAAGACGAGGCCCAAGCGTGACAGCAAGGGAAAGGTCTTGAGGAACGATTTCCAGTCCAAGGAGCTGCCTGACACTCGTATTCAACCTGATCGCCGCTGGTTCG gGAATACTCGGGTTGCATCTCAGCAGCAGCTTGACATTTTCCGCGAGGAGCACAGTAAAACGGTGGCTAGTAACTACAATGTTATTTTGAAGGGGAAGCAACTGCCCTTGTCCCTCTTGAATGACCATCAGAAG CAAACCAGAGTCCATCTCCTAGAGAGAGAATCATTTTCCGATGCATTTGGACCTAAGACAAAGAGGAAGCGTCCAAAACTCATCGCAGCAGATTATGAGTCCTTAGCTAAGAAAGCTGATGGTTCTCAAG ATGTGTTTCAGCAGAAGCATGCTGATGACAATACTGCAGAAGGTAGTGAAGGGGATGGATTTAGGGACCTGGTCCGGCATACAATGTTTGATAAGGGTCAAAGTAAACGTATCTGGGGTGAGCTCTACAAAGTTATTGACTCTTCAGATGTTGTTGTCCAG GTTTTGGATGCAAGGGATCCGCAAGGTACAAGATGTTACCACTTAGAGAAGCATTTGAAAGAGCATTGCACACATAAACACTTAGTTCTTTTGTTAAACAAG TGTGATTTGGTTCCTTCGTGGGTGCTCAGCCGTTGGTTGAATGTATTAAAGGACGACTTTCCAACTATTGCATTTCATGCTAGCGTCAACAAATCATTTGGCAAG GGAACTCTTCTATCAGTGCTGAGACAATTTGCCCGCTTGAAAAGTGACAAGCAAGCCATTTCTGTGGGATTCGTTGGGTATCCCAATGTTGGAAAGTCATCTGTCATCAACACATTGCGAACAAAAAAT GTTTGCAAGGTTGCTCCAATTCCAGGGGAGACTAAAGTGTGGCAATATATAACACTCACAAAGAGGATTTTCTTGATTGATTGCCCTGGAGTTGTCTATCAGAGCGGTGACTCTGAAACAGATATTGTACTGAAGGGCGTG GTACGTGTCACAAATTTGGAGGATGCTACAGAACATATAGGAGAAGTATTGAAACGAGTTAAGAAGATCCACCTGGAAAGAGCATATAAGATAAAGACCTG gGATGATGATAATGACTTCCTCTGTCAGCTGTGCAAATTGTCAGGCAAACTTTTGAAG GGTGGTGAACCTGATTTGATGACTGCGGCAAAGATGGTCCTCCATGACTGGCAGAGGGGTAAGATACCATTTTTTGTGACCCCTCCGGAAAGAGAATTGCCATCAGATGAGCCTTGTATCAATAACATAGAAAACAACACCGCAGTAGATAGCAATCAGGAGTCAACTTATAAAGCCATTGCCGATATTATTTCATCTCAGCAGCTAAGTAGTATCCCTGTCCAAAAAGATCTTTTTACTGAAGAAGAGTTGAAAGGCGACGAGGCCTAA
- the LOC109948427 gene encoding uncharacterized protein LOC109948427 isoform X3: MKGCEAILEDMLSWDKLLPDDMKRKVEEKFNDLRDMCERGELEPEEAYKLLKVFEDEIFMRCVQKMETDRPPQFDETAGRDEKREVDDPPGEGPILRWQTRAVFAPGGDAWHPKNREVKVSVTVKELGLSRHQFRRLRELAGKRYNPGEDERTITSER; encoded by the exons ATGAAAGGGTGTGAGGCGATTCTTGAGGATATGCTTAGCTGGGATAAGCTCCTGCCAG ATGACATGAAAAGGAAGGTTGAAGAGAAGTTCAATGACCTAAGGGACATGTGTGAAAGAGGGGAACTTGAACCTGAAGAAGCTTACAAGTTGCTTAAGGTGTTTGAGGATGAGATTTTCATGCGATGTGTGCAGAAGATGGAAACCGACAGGCCCCCACAATTTGATGAGACTGCTGGACGGGACGAGAAAAGGGAGGTAGATGACCCACCAGGCGAAGGACCAATCCTTAGGTGGCAAACACGGGCAGTCTTTGCTCCTGGTGGTGATGCCTGGCATCCCAAGAATAGAGAAGTGAAAGTGTCTGTTACAGTGAAAGAACTTGGGCTTTCAAGGCATCAATTCCGTCGGCTCAGAGAATTGGCCGGAAAGCGCTACAATCCAGGGGAAGATGAGCGTACAATTACTAGTGAGag
- the LOC109948427 gene encoding uncharacterized protein LOC109948427 isoform X2 yields the protein MKGCEAILEDMLSWDKLLPDDMKRKVEEKFNDLRDMCERGELEPEEAYKLLKVFEDEIFMRCVQKMETDRPPQFDETAGRDEKREVDDPPGEGPILRWQTRAVFAPGGDAWHPKNREVKVSVTVKELGLSRHQFRRLRELAGKRYNPGEDERTITSERFEH from the exons ATGAAAGGGTGTGAGGCGATTCTTGAGGATATGCTTAGCTGGGATAAGCTCCTGCCAG ATGACATGAAAAGGAAGGTTGAAGAGAAGTTCAATGACCTAAGGGACATGTGTGAAAGAGGGGAACTTGAACCTGAAGAAGCTTACAAGTTGCTTAAGGTGTTTGAGGATGAGATTTTCATGCGATGTGTGCAGAAGATGGAAACCGACAGGCCCCCACAATTTGATGAGACTGCTGGACGGGACGAGAAAAGGGAGGTAGATGACCCACCAGGCGAAGGACCAATCCTTAGGTGGCAAACACGGGCAGTCTTTGCTCCTGGTGGTGATGCCTGGCATCCCAAGAATAGAGAAGTGAAAGTGTCTGTTACAGTGAAAGAACTTGGGCTTTCAAGGCATCAATTCCGTCGGCTCAGAGAATTGGCCGGAAAGCGCTACAATCCAGGGGAAGATGAGCGTACAATTACTAGTGAGag